Proteins encoded in a region of the Paucibacter sediminis genome:
- a CDS encoding MaoC family dehydratase: protein MRVFESFAELQPLVGQELATSDWILIDQARIQRFADATDDQQWIHTDPPRAAAGPFGTPIAHGFLTLSLLPIFFETGFRIAQTRMGLNYGLNKVRFPAPVPVGSRLRGRFKLLAFEALEAGVQLTVEVTVEREGQAKPVCVAESLTRQYA, encoded by the coding sequence ATGCGTGTGTTCGAGAGTTTTGCCGAGTTGCAGCCCTTGGTCGGCCAGGAACTGGCGACGAGCGACTGGATCCTGATCGACCAGGCGCGCATCCAGCGCTTTGCCGACGCCACCGACGATCAGCAATGGATCCATACCGACCCGCCGCGCGCCGCCGCCGGGCCGTTCGGTACGCCCATCGCCCATGGCTTTCTGACCCTGAGCCTGCTGCCGATCTTCTTCGAGACCGGTTTCCGCATCGCACAGACCCGCATGGGCCTGAACTACGGGCTCAACAAGGTGCGCTTTCCGGCACCGGTGCCGGTGGGCAGCCGGCTGCGCGGCCGCTTCAAGTTGCTCGCCTTCGAGGCGCTGGAAGCCGGCGTGCAACTCACCGTGGAGGTGACGGTGGAGCGCGAGGGTCAGGCCAAGCCGGTCTGCGTGGCCGAATCGCTGACGCGCCAGTACGCCTAG
- a CDS encoding NAD(P)H-dependent oxidoreductase, producing the protein MNRILILCAHPDLAHSRVTRRMLAQLAALPPGPTQIACRDLYALYPDYVIDVAAEQQALREADLLVWLHPLHWYGMPALLKLWVDEVFGFGWAYGPGGDALCGKDLWLVSSTGGSASAYREDGYNRHPIEAFLLPYTQTARLCGLRFLPPLFLHGAHRASEAELQQHASGFVQQLLNYPNWCGQAPGGPVAAADRVPGDERPAPDAQETF; encoded by the coding sequence ATGAACCGCATCCTGATCCTCTGCGCCCATCCGGACCTGGCGCATTCGCGCGTCACCCGCCGGATGCTGGCGCAGCTCGCGGCGCTGCCGCCCGGGCCGACGCAGATCGCCTGCCGCGACCTCTATGCGCTCTATCCCGACTATGTGATCGACGTGGCCGCCGAACAGCAGGCCCTGCGCGAGGCCGACCTGCTGGTGTGGCTGCACCCGCTGCACTGGTACGGCATGCCGGCGCTGCTGAAGCTCTGGGTGGACGAGGTGTTCGGCTTCGGCTGGGCCTATGGGCCGGGTGGCGATGCCTTGTGCGGCAAGGACCTGTGGCTGGTCAGCTCCACCGGCGGCTCCGCCAGCGCCTATCGCGAAGACGGCTACAACCGCCATCCGATCGAGGCCTTTCTGCTGCCCTACACGCAGACCGCGCGGCTGTGCGGCCTGCGCTTCTTGCCGCCGCTGTTCCTGCATGGCGCGCACCGCGCCAGCGAGGCCGAGCTGCAGCAGCATGCCAGCGGCTTCGTCCAGCAATTGCTCAACTACCCGAACTGGTGTGGCCAGGCCCCCGGCGGCCCGGTGGCAGCGGCCGACCGCGTCCCGGGCGACGAGCGCCCCGCCCCCGACGCCCAGGAGACGTTTTGA
- the flgA gene encoding flagellar basal body P-ring formation chaperone FlgA — MLQIALNPAAAQHLRLAGAGLALALGATAQVSANVAAPPAGPLDPALIAHVQQLAQTAARAAAPERARVEVEVGQLDARLRLAPCAQVEPYLPAGQKIWGRSRIGLRCVDGRARWNVTLPVQVQVHARALVAATPLAAGTVLAQEHLREAEIDIAAVAGTVTTDPGLLLGRPLSRPVSAGEALGTGAIKLRQWFAAGDTVRVWAQAPGFAVASEGQALSVGLDGQTVRVRFENGRTVTGRAVGDRRVEVLL; from the coding sequence ATGCTTCAAATCGCCCTCAATCCCGCTGCCGCCCAGCACTTGCGCCTCGCCGGCGCGGGTCTGGCCCTGGCCCTGGGTGCGACGGCGCAGGTGTCGGCGAATGTGGCCGCGCCGCCGGCGGGGCCCCTGGATCCGGCCCTGATTGCCCATGTGCAGCAGCTGGCCCAGACCGCCGCCCGGGCCGCTGCGCCCGAGCGGGCGCGCGTGGAGGTCGAGGTGGGGCAGCTGGATGCACGCCTGCGGCTGGCGCCCTGCGCCCAGGTGGAACCCTATTTGCCGGCCGGCCAGAAGATCTGGGGCCGCAGCCGCATCGGCCTGCGCTGCGTGGATGGCCGGGCGCGCTGGAATGTGACGCTGCCGGTGCAGGTGCAGGTGCATGCCCGCGCCCTGGTGGCCGCCACCCCCCTGGCTGCGGGGACGGTGCTGGCTCAAGAGCATCTGCGCGAGGCCGAAATAGACATAGCGGCAGTTGCCGGGACGGTCACCACCGACCCGGGCCTCCTGTTGGGCCGCCCGCTGAGCCGACCCGTGTCGGCCGGTGAGGCGCTTGGCACGGGGGCGATCAAGCTGCGGCAGTGGTTTGCAGCCGGTGATACGGTGCGGGTCTGGGCGCAAGCGCCCGGTTTCGCGGTGGCCAGCGAGGGTCAGGCGCTCAGCGTCGGGCTCGACGGCCAGACCGTGCGGGTGCGTTTTGAGAATGGCCGGACCGTCACGGGTCGGGCCGTCGGTGATCGACGCGTGGAGGTGCTGCTATGA
- a CDS encoding ParA family protein yields the protein MPVILVANPKGGVGKSTLASNIAGYYARQGHAVMLGDVDVQQSARRWLGLRPPQLPAIASWELDAKNIARPPKGVSHVVLDSPAGLHGKKLENLLRLADKLLVPLQPSLFDIQATYDFIQSLQDAGSALPPHQRKPALALVGMRAKDGTLSVQQLQEFLQGLPVPVLGLLRDTQNYVQLAARGLTLWDVASSRVERDLAQWQPLTKWLDA from the coding sequence ATGCCGGTGATCCTCGTGGCCAACCCCAAGGGTGGCGTAGGCAAAAGCACCCTGGCCAGCAATATCGCCGGCTACTACGCCCGTCAGGGGCATGCGGTGATGCTGGGGGATGTGGATGTGCAGCAGTCGGCGCGCCGCTGGCTGGGCCTGCGGCCACCGCAGCTGCCCGCGATCGCCAGCTGGGAGCTCGATGCCAAGAACATCGCCAGGCCGCCCAAGGGCGTCAGCCATGTGGTGCTGGACAGCCCGGCCGGCCTGCACGGCAAGAAGCTTGAAAACCTGCTGCGCCTGGCCGACAAGCTGCTGGTCCCGCTGCAACCCAGCCTGTTTGACATCCAGGCGACATACGACTTCATCCAAAGCCTGCAAGATGCGGGTTCAGCCCTGCCTCCTCATCAGCGGAAGCCGGCGCTGGCCTTGGTGGGCATGCGTGCCAAGGACGGCACGCTCTCGGTCCAGCAGTTGCAGGAGTTTCTGCAGGGGCTGCCGGTGCCCGTGCTGGGCCTGTTGCGCGATACCCAGAACTATGTGCAATTGGCGGCCCGGGGCCTGACGCTCTGGGATGTCGCGAGCAGCCGGGTGGAACGCGATCTGGCGCAGTGGCAGCCGCTCACGAAATGGTTGGATGCCTGA
- a CDS encoding flagellar hook assembly protein FlgD, translating to MAVSTVTPTTTSGTTTTTKTGATKDAAQTAADTQDRFLKLLVAQMKNQDPMNPMDNGQVTTQMAQIQTVSGISTLNSNLQAMSSSLGSQFSQMQVLQGAGLVGRDVSVAGNRIAMNAETGKGEGSFEIASPADRVKLEVLNASGAVVDTVELGAQTSGLHGFSWDPKQLDTSGKLSFRISASSGSAALSSTTYASDRVVAVNNNSGKLQLQLQNLGPVDYTSLKTID from the coding sequence ATGGCTGTCAGCACTGTCACCCCCACGACCACGAGTGGCACGACCACCACCACCAAGACCGGTGCCACCAAGGATGCGGCGCAGACCGCGGCCGACACGCAGGACCGCTTTCTCAAGCTGCTGGTGGCGCAGATGAAGAACCAGGATCCGATGAATCCGATGGACAACGGCCAGGTGACGACGCAGATGGCGCAGATCCAGACCGTCAGCGGCATCAGCACCCTCAACAGCAATCTGCAGGCCATGTCCAGCAGCCTGGGCAGCCAGTTCAGCCAGATGCAGGTGCTGCAGGGCGCGGGCCTGGTGGGCCGCGATGTCTCGGTGGCAGGCAACCGCATCGCCATGAATGCCGAGACCGGCAAGGGCGAGGGCAGCTTCGAGATCGCCAGCCCCGCCGACCGCGTCAAGCTGGAGGTGCTGAATGCCTCCGGCGCGGTGGTGGACACGGTGGAACTGGGCGCCCAGACCAGCGGCCTGCACGGCTTCAGCTGGGACCCCAAGCAGCTCGACACCAGCGGCAAGCTCTCCTTCCGCATCAGCGCCAGCAGCGGCAGCGCGGCGCTGTCCAGCACCACCTATGCCTCGGACCGCGTGGTGGCGGTCAACAACAACAGCGGCAAGCTGCAGCTGCAGCTGCAGAACCTGGGCCCGGTGGACTACACCAGCCTGAAGACGATCGACTGA
- the flgF gene encoding flagellar basal-body rod protein FlgF, whose product MDRMIYLSMAGAKASMQRQDVLANNLANVSTNGFRAEMAAFRAVPVRGDGASTRAYALETTIGYNAEPGVISATGRNLDVAMKGNSWLAVQGLDGTEAYTRAGSLDVNNEGLLVLRNGLQVLGDGGPINVPPDTEVQIGSDGTVSAKANNQKPTTIGRLKLVTPEGPLTRGPDGLFRAADGDLPADQTARLQDGALEGSNVSPVETMVGMIAAARQFEQQMKLLQIAQTQGQTSAKLLGSN is encoded by the coding sequence ATGGACCGCATGATTTACCTCTCCATGGCGGGCGCCAAGGCCTCGATGCAGCGCCAGGATGTGCTCGCCAACAACCTGGCCAATGTCTCGACCAACGGCTTCCGCGCCGAGATGGCCGCCTTCCGCGCCGTGCCGGTGCGCGGCGATGGCGCCAGCACGCGCGCCTATGCGCTCGAGACCACCATCGGCTACAACGCCGAGCCCGGCGTGATCTCGGCCACCGGCCGCAACCTCGACGTGGCCATGAAGGGCAACAGCTGGCTGGCCGTGCAGGGGCTGGACGGCACCGAGGCCTACACGCGCGCCGGCTCGCTGGACGTCAACAACGAAGGCCTGCTGGTGCTGCGCAACGGCCTGCAGGTGCTGGGCGACGGCGGCCCCATCAACGTGCCGCCCGATACCGAGGTGCAGATCGGCAGCGATGGCACCGTCAGCGCGAAGGCCAATAACCAGAAGCCCACCACCATCGGCCGGCTCAAGCTGGTGACGCCCGAGGGGCCGCTGACGCGCGGGCCCGACGGCCTGTTCCGCGCCGCCGACGGCGACCTGCCGGCCGACCAGACCGCGCGCCTGCAAGACGGCGCGCTGGAGGGCTCCAACGTCAGCCCGGTCGAGACCATGGTCGGCATGATCGCCGCGGCACGCCAGTTCGAGCAGCAGATGAAGCTGCTGCAAATCGCCCAGACCCAGGGCCAGACGTCCGCCAAGCTGCTCGGCAGCAACTAA
- the flgE gene encoding flagellar hook protein FlgE, which yields MGFQQGLSGLNAASKNLEVIGNNIANANTFGSKSSRAEFADVYASALNGAGQSPVGIGTSLAAVSQQFTQGNISTTENPMDLAINGAGFFQVSDGLNPTLYSRNGQFKIDRQGFVVNNAGLKLLGYPADGTGQIQPGLAQPLQLPTAGITPAVTQKINMEFNLDSRAKTTAPDPAGPQTMKLDDAKTYNNATSLTVYDAKGQDVALTFYFQKQDPSPPPPDPTSTVTWNVYATANGVPVEVDSAGNPTPADADGNPTAPYTQLKFANYEDNSVSPPIKIGQLVPPTTTLDMAIPAAANSRGTLTLPISGIKLDMTKATEGGTSFAVTDVKQDGYAPGQLSGIQIDDSGVIMARYSNGQSKPAGQVEFATFRNPQGLQPVGGNAWSRTFASGEAVVGTPGDGNMGVLQSGALEESNVDMTAELVNMVTAQRVYQANAQSIKTLDQVLQTLVNLR from the coding sequence ATGGGCTTCCAACAAGGCTTATCCGGACTGAACGCAGCGAGCAAGAACCTCGAGGTGATCGGCAACAACATCGCCAATGCCAACACCTTTGGCTCGAAGTCTTCGCGCGCCGAGTTCGCCGACGTCTACGCCAGTGCGCTGAATGGCGCGGGCCAGAGCCCGGTCGGCATCGGCACTTCGCTGGCCGCGGTGTCGCAGCAGTTCACGCAGGGCAATATCTCCACCACCGAAAACCCGATGGACCTGGCCATCAACGGCGCCGGCTTCTTCCAGGTCAGCGACGGGCTCAACCCCACGCTGTACTCGCGTAATGGCCAGTTCAAGATCGACCGCCAGGGCTTTGTAGTCAACAACGCCGGCCTGAAACTGCTGGGCTACCCAGCCGATGGCACGGGCCAGATCCAGCCCGGCCTGGCCCAGCCGCTGCAGCTGCCCACCGCCGGCATCACGCCCGCCGTGACGCAGAAGATCAATATGGAGTTCAACCTGGACTCGCGCGCCAAGACCACCGCCCCCGATCCGGCCGGCCCGCAGACCATGAAGCTGGACGATGCCAAGACCTACAACAACGCCACCTCGCTGACGGTCTATGACGCCAAGGGCCAGGACGTGGCCCTGACCTTCTACTTCCAGAAGCAGGACCCGAGCCCCCCGCCGCCCGACCCGACCTCCACCGTGACTTGGAACGTCTATGCCACCGCCAACGGCGTGCCCGTCGAGGTCGACTCGGCCGGCAATCCGACGCCGGCGGACGCCGACGGCAACCCCACGGCGCCCTACACGCAGCTGAAGTTCGCCAACTACGAGGACAACAGCGTCAGCCCGCCGATCAAGATCGGCCAGCTGGTGCCGCCCACCACCACGCTGGACATGGCCATCCCGGCGGCCGCCAATTCGCGTGGCACCCTGACCCTGCCGATCAGCGGCATCAAGCTGGACATGACCAAGGCGACCGAGGGCGGCACCAGCTTTGCCGTCACCGACGTCAAGCAGGACGGCTACGCGCCCGGCCAGCTCTCGGGCATCCAGATCGACGACAGCGGCGTGATCATGGCGCGTTACTCGAACGGCCAGTCCAAGCCGGCCGGCCAGGTCGAGTTCGCCACCTTCCGCAACCCGCAGGGCCTGCAGCCGGTGGGCGGCAACGCCTGGTCGCGCACCTTCGCCTCCGGCGAGGCGGTGGTGGGCACGCCGGGTGACGGCAATATGGGGGTGCTGCAGTCCGGTGCGCTGGAAGAGTCCAACGTCGACATGACCGCCGAGCTGGTGAACATGGTGACGGCGCAGCGCGTCTACCAGGCCAATGCACAGTCGATCAAGACGCTGGACCAGGTGCTGCAGACCCTGGTGAACCTGCGCTGA
- the flgG gene encoding flagellar basal-body rod protein FlgG, whose protein sequence is MIRSLFIAKTGMEAQQTQLDTISHNLANVGTNGFKRSHAVFEDLIYQNLRQSGANTTDQTQLPTGLQLGLGVRTVATSRNFSQGNLQQTTNNLDLAIKGSGFFQIQMPDGTTAYTRDGSFQLDSAGQIVTNNGYTLLPGITIPANAQSVTVGQDGTVSVVVPGNTAAQTLGQIQVANFVNPSGLEPRGQNLFAETASSGTPNAGAPNANGLGALQQGFVETSNVNVVEELVQMIQTQRAYELNSKAVQTSDQMLQKLAQL, encoded by the coding sequence ATGATTCGCTCCCTCTTCATCGCCAAGACCGGCATGGAAGCCCAGCAGACCCAGCTGGACACGATCTCGCACAACCTCGCCAACGTCGGCACCAACGGCTTCAAGCGCAGCCATGCGGTGTTCGAGGACCTGATCTACCAGAACCTGCGTCAGAGCGGCGCCAACACCACCGACCAGACCCAGCTGCCCACAGGCCTGCAACTGGGCCTGGGCGTGCGCACCGTCGCCACCTCGCGCAATTTCAGCCAGGGCAATCTGCAGCAGACCACCAACAACCTGGACCTGGCGATCAAGGGCAGCGGTTTCTTCCAGATCCAGATGCCCGACGGCACCACCGCCTACACGCGCGACGGTTCCTTCCAGCTCGACTCGGCCGGCCAGATCGTCACCAACAACGGCTACACCCTGCTGCCCGGCATCACCATCCCGGCGAACGCACAAAGCGTCACGGTGGGTCAGGACGGCACCGTCAGCGTGGTGGTGCCCGGCAATACCGCGGCGCAGACCCTGGGCCAGATCCAGGTGGCCAATTTCGTCAACCCCTCGGGCCTGGAGCCGCGCGGGCAGAACCTCTTTGCCGAGACGGCCTCCTCCGGCACGCCCAATGCCGGCGCCCCCAATGCCAACGGCCTGGGCGCGCTGCAGCAGGGTTTCGTCGAGACCTCCAACGTCAATGTGGTGGAAGAGCTGGTGCAGATGATCCAGACCCAGCGCGCCTACGAGCTCAACTCCAAGGCCGTGCAAACGTCCGACCAGATGCTGCAAAAGCTCGCTCAACTCTGA
- the kefC gene encoding glutathione-regulated potassium-efflux system protein KefC — MEHGNWLHTPLVFMAAAVLAVPLARWLRLGSILGYLAAGVLIGPGALGLVSAPATILEVAEFGVVLMMFLVGLELEPRRLWAMRHPIFGWGSLQLLGCTAVLLGLALFFGLPWRPALAASLGLAMSSTAVALAVLAERNLGQTSAGQSVLSVALLQDIAAIPVLALVPILALAGPAESTGGWHALKALGAVLTIVLGGRLLLRPLLRWIAASDTPEIFTAAALLLVLATAALMQAVGLSMALGAFLAGVLLAESEYRRELETDIEPFKGLLLGLFFIAVGMGLDLRVLREQPALVAGLLAALLLGKGLLLSAMARLMRLPMVERPVFVILLAQGGEFGFVVFQLGQQSGLLSASQGSALVAAVALSLACTPALLLISDRWLLPRLAAKGRPPLETIKEQQQAPIIIAGFGRYGQIVGRMLYANGYTATVLEHDAEAVEGLRKFGWRVFYGDASRLDLLRTAGAASARVLVLAVDDVAQSLAIAELARTHFPQLQVVARARNVRHYYKLRDLGVTLIERETFDAALMSARSVLELLGLQPHAARKLAWRFRRHNLEQLALMAPHHKDEATLVAMAKQGRQQLEEMLAQERAAAARHPPQAWGPPAAEHDQGV, encoded by the coding sequence ATGGAGCATGGCAACTGGTTGCACACCCCGCTGGTGTTCATGGCCGCCGCGGTGCTGGCGGTGCCCTTGGCGCGCTGGCTGAGGCTGGGTTCCATTCTTGGCTATCTGGCGGCGGGGGTGCTGATCGGCCCCGGCGCCCTGGGCTTGGTGAGCGCGCCCGCCACCATCCTGGAGGTGGCCGAGTTCGGCGTGGTGCTGATGATGTTCCTGGTCGGGCTGGAGCTGGAGCCACGCCGGCTCTGGGCCATGCGGCACCCGATCTTCGGCTGGGGTTCGCTGCAGCTGCTGGGCTGCACTGCCGTGCTGCTGGGGCTGGCGCTGTTCTTCGGCCTGCCCTGGCGGCCGGCGCTGGCGGCCAGCCTGGGGCTGGCGATGTCGTCCACCGCGGTCGCGCTGGCGGTGCTGGCCGAGCGCAATCTGGGCCAGACCAGCGCCGGCCAGAGCGTGCTCAGCGTGGCGCTGTTGCAGGACATTGCCGCCATCCCTGTGCTGGCCCTGGTGCCCATCCTGGCGCTGGCCGGCCCCGCCGAAAGTACGGGCGGCTGGCATGCGCTGAAGGCCCTCGGCGCGGTGCTCACCATCGTGCTGGGCGGCCGCCTGCTGCTGCGCCCGCTGCTGCGCTGGATCGCCGCCAGCGACACGCCCGAGATCTTCACCGCCGCCGCCCTGCTGCTGGTGCTGGCCACCGCGGCCCTGATGCAGGCGGTGGGCCTGTCGATGGCGCTGGGCGCGTTTCTGGCCGGCGTGCTGCTGGCCGAGAGCGAGTACCGGCGCGAGCTGGAAACCGACATCGAGCCCTTCAAGGGCCTGCTGCTGGGCCTGTTCTTCATCGCCGTGGGCATGGGGCTGGACCTGCGCGTGCTGCGCGAGCAGCCCGCCCTGGTGGCCGGCCTGCTGGCCGCCCTGCTGCTCGGCAAGGGCCTGCTGCTGAGCGCCATGGCCAGGCTGATGCGCCTGCCCATGGTGGAGCGGCCGGTGTTCGTGATCCTGCTGGCCCAGGGCGGCGAATTCGGCTTCGTGGTGTTCCAGCTGGGCCAGCAATCCGGCCTGCTCAGCGCCAGCCAGGGCTCGGCCCTGGTGGCCGCGGTGGCGCTCTCGCTGGCCTGCACGCCCGCGCTGCTGCTGATCTCGGACCGCTGGCTGCTGCCGCGCCTGGCCGCCAAGGGCAGGCCGCCGCTGGAAACGATCAAGGAACAGCAGCAGGCGCCCATCATCATTGCCGGCTTCGGCCGCTACGGCCAGATCGTCGGCCGCATGCTTTATGCCAACGGCTACACCGCCACCGTGCTGGAGCATGATGCCGAGGCCGTGGAGGGCCTGCGCAAGTTCGGCTGGCGCGTCTTCTACGGCGATGCCTCGCGCCTGGATCTGCTGCGCACCGCCGGTGCCGCCAGCGCCCGCGTGCTGGTGCTGGCGGTCGACGACGTGGCGCAAAGCCTGGCGATCGCCGAGCTGGCGCGCACCCATTTCCCGCAGCTGCAGGTGGTGGCGCGGGCGCGCAATGTGCGGCATTACTACAAGCTGCGCGATCTGGGCGTCACCCTGATCGAGCGCGAGACCTTTGATGCCGCGCTGATGAGCGCGCGCAGCGTGCTGGAGCTGCTGGGCCTGCAGCCGCATGCGGCACGCAAGCTGGCCTGGCGCTTCCGCCGTCACAACCTCGAGCAACTCGCACTGATGGCGCCGCACCACAAGGATGAAGCCACGCTGGTGGCGATGGCCAAGCAGGGCCGCCAGCAACTCGAGGAGATGCTGGCGCAGGAGCGCGCCGCCGCCGCCCGGCATCCGCCCCAGGCCTGGGGGCCGCCCGCCGCCGAGCACGACCAGGGCGTTTGA
- the flgM gene encoding flagellar biosynthesis anti-sigma factor FlgM yields MKIGNSPEMHAPAQVGTERSGAADAGRAQGHAAGGAKKAGGAEASAHVALSSNASSLISGVSDEGSFDAAKVQRISQAIAEGKFSVNAEAIADKLIANAQEMVSRMSPH; encoded by the coding sequence ATGAAGATCGGTAACAGCCCTGAGATGCACGCACCGGCTCAGGTCGGCACAGAGCGCAGCGGCGCGGCCGACGCGGGGCGCGCCCAAGGCCATGCGGCCGGCGGCGCGAAGAAGGCGGGTGGCGCCGAGGCCAGCGCGCATGTCGCGCTGTCCAGCAATGCCAGCAGCCTGATTTCCGGCGTTTCGGACGAAGGCAGCTTCGACGCGGCCAAGGTGCAGCGTATTTCGCAGGCCATCGCCGAGGGCAAGTTCAGCGTCAATGCCGAGGCGATTGCCGACAAGCTGATCGCGAATGCCCAGGAAATGGTCAGCCGAATGTCGCCGCACTGA
- the flgB gene encoding flagellar basal body rod protein FlgB: MINRLTDALNFQTEALTLRSERQRLLASNIANADTPGYQARDIDFARALKEATGQIATAGAMQVTQAGHISPAAGARSDSQKLHALAAQTNLDSNTVDMDRERANFADNAVKYEATLRFINSSVRTTLDAMKSPNAA; the protein is encoded by the coding sequence ATGATCAACCGACTCACTGACGCGCTGAACTTCCAGACCGAGGCCCTGACCTTGCGCTCTGAGCGTCAGCGTCTGTTGGCCAGCAATATCGCCAATGCCGACACCCCGGGCTACCAGGCCCGCGACATCGACTTTGCCCGCGCGCTCAAGGAAGCCACCGGCCAGATCGCCACCGCCGGCGCCATGCAGGTCACCCAGGCCGGCCACATCAGCCCGGCCGCCGGCGCCCGCAGCGACAGCCAGAAGCTGCACGCCCTGGCGGCGCAGACCAATCTGGACAGCAACACGGTGGACATGGATCGCGAACGCGCCAACTTCGCCGACAACGCGGTCAAGTACGAGGCCACGCTGCGCTTCATCAACAGCAGCGTGCGCACCACGCTGGATGCGATGAAGTCGCCGAATGCCGCTTAA
- a CDS encoding DUF1841 family protein, which translates to MYAPSQLEVRRFFCATYRKLRDRQPLSPMEAIAADWIDQHPEYHAELADEEAALAAVYSVEEGRTNPFLHLSMHLTITEQQSIDQPHGIRQAVELLAARRNSLHEAHHAAMDCLGEMVWASQRSGLPPDGHAYLDCVRKKATQ; encoded by the coding sequence ATGTACGCTCCTTCCCAACTCGAGGTGCGGCGCTTCTTCTGCGCCACCTACCGCAAGCTGCGCGACCGCCAGCCGCTCTCACCGATGGAGGCGATCGCCGCCGACTGGATCGATCAGCACCCGGAGTACCACGCCGAACTGGCGGACGAGGAAGCGGCGCTGGCCGCCGTCTACAGCGTCGAGGAGGGGCGTACCAACCCCTTCCTGCATCTGTCCATGCACCTCACCATCACCGAGCAGCAGTCCATCGACCAGCCGCATGGCATCCGCCAGGCGGTGGAGCTGCTGGCGGCCCGGCGCAACTCGCTGCACGAGGCCCACCATGCGGCGATGGACTGCCTGGGTGAGATGGTGTGGGCCTCGCAGCGCAGCGGCCTGCCGCCGGATGGCCACGCCTATCTGGACTGCGTACGCAAAAAAGCCACGCAATAG
- a CDS encoding response regulator has translation MRVLLIDDHPLILSALQTVIEGLGDAVEVVGADSAAAARQTLQSRQDFDLVLLDLHLGDASGFDVLDEFRAAYPALPVVVISASDRASDVIRAIDQGAMGFIPKRTSTEMLAQALKLVMSGGIYVPPMSLGNEGSRNLVPEDAPNKLRQIQELASAASFQGSTGLEGLSLTPRQTDVLALLLQGKPNKIIARELGVSVETIKDHVAAVLKALGVSSRTQAVLAVSQMVQRQPDSQFTTFRHAAV, from the coding sequence ATGAGAGTGCTGCTCATCGATGACCACCCGCTGATCCTGTCGGCCCTGCAGACCGTGATCGAGGGCCTGGGCGATGCTGTCGAGGTGGTGGGGGCCGACAGTGCCGCGGCGGCACGCCAGACCCTGCAGTCGCGCCAGGACTTCGACCTGGTGCTGCTGGACCTGCATCTGGGCGATGCCAGCGGCTTTGACGTGCTGGACGAATTCCGCGCCGCCTACCCGGCCCTGCCGGTGGTGGTGATCTCGGCCTCCGACCGCGCCAGCGATGTGATCCGTGCCATCGACCAGGGCGCGATGGGTTTCATCCCCAAACGCACCAGCACCGAGATGCTGGCCCAGGCGCTCAAGCTGGTGATGTCGGGCGGCATCTATGTGCCGCCCATGAGCCTGGGCAACGAGGGGTCGCGCAATCTGGTGCCCGAGGATGCGCCCAACAAGCTGCGCCAGATCCAGGAGCTGGCCAGCGCCGCCAGCTTCCAGGGCAGCACCGGCCTGGAGGGCCTGTCGCTGACGCCCCGCCAGACCGATGTGCTGGCCCTGCTGCTGCAGGGCAAGCCCAACAAAATCATTGCGCGCGAGCTGGGCGTGTCGGTCGAGACCATCAAGGACCATGTGGCCGCGGTGCTCAAGGCCCTGGGCGTGAGCTCACGCACCCAGGCCGTGCTGGCGGTGAGTCAGATGGTGCAGCGCCAGCCCGACAGCCAGTTCACGACCTTCCGGCACGCCGCGGTCTAG
- the flgC gene encoding flagellar basal body rod protein FlgC: protein MSMFQIFHVAGSAVSAQSQRLNVVASNLANADTVAGPDGQAYKARQVVFQTQLMGAGQDQGNAGVRVSEISEDQTPGRRVHDPKHPKADAEGYVTYSNVNSVEEMVNMISASRSYQNNIEVMTTAKSLLLKTLQMGQS from the coding sequence ATGTCGATGTTCCAGATCTTCCATGTCGCCGGCAGCGCCGTCAGCGCGCAGAGCCAGCGCCTCAATGTGGTGGCCAGCAACCTGGCCAACGCCGACACCGTGGCCGGCCCCGACGGCCAGGCCTACAAAGCACGCCAGGTGGTATTCCAGACCCAGTTGATGGGCGCGGGCCAGGACCAGGGCAATGCCGGCGTGCGCGTGAGCGAGATCTCCGAGGACCAGACCCCCGGCCGCCGCGTGCACGACCCCAAGCATCCCAAGGCCGACGCCGAGGGCTATGTGACCTACAGCAATGTCAACAGCGTGGAGGAAATGGTCAACATGATCTCGGCCTCGCGCTCCTACCAGAACAACATCGAGGTCATGACGACAGCCAAGAGCCTGTTGCTCAAGACCTTGCAAATGGGTCAATCCTGA